DNA from Coturnix japonica isolate 7356 chromosome 4 unlocalized genomic scaffold, Coturnix japonica 2.1 chr4random350, whole genome shotgun sequence:
tccctgtgggtctctttGGGTTCTTATGGGTtcctatggttccctatgggtctctatggggtatctatgggtccctatgtttctctatgggttcctatggttccctatgggtctctatgggtccctatgtttctctatgggttcttatgggttcctatggttccctatgggtctctatgggctatctatggttctctatgggtccctatggttctctatgggttcttatgggttcctgtggttctctatgggtctctatggggtatctatggttctctatgggttcttatgggttcctatggttctctatgggttcttatgggttCCTATagttctctatgggtctctatgagtccctatggttctctatgggtctctatgggtccctatgttTCTttatgggttcttatgggtccctatgttTCTCTATGGATTCTTATGGGTtcctatggttccctatgggtctctatggggtatctatggttctctatgggtccctatgtgtccctatgggttcttTTGGGTTCCTATGNtatggttccctatgggtctctatggggtatctatggttctctatgggtccctatgtgtccctatgggttcttTTGGGTTCCTATGTTTCTCTATGTttctctatgtgtccctatgtttctctatgggttcctatgggtccctatgttTCTCTATGattccctatgggtctctatggttccctatgggtccctatgtttctctatgggttcttatgggttcctgtgggtctctatgggttcttatgggttcctatggttccctatggttctctatggttccctatgtttctctatgggttcttatgggttcctatggttccctatgggtctctatggggtatctatggttctctatgggtccctatgtttctctatgggttcttatgggtttctacgggtctctatgggtccctatgtttctctatgggttcctatgggttcctatggttccttatgggtctctatggggtatctatggttctctatgtgtccctatgttTCTCTATGGTTTcttatgggtccctgtgggtctctatgggttcctatgggtttctgtggttccctatgggtctctatggggtatctatgggtctctatgggtccctatgtttctctatgggttcctatgggttcctatgtttctctatgggttcctatgggttcctatgtttctctatgggtctctatggggtatccCCATGTCCCATTCCCCTGCCCCATAGTACGCGTGTTACGCCGCGTCCCGTGACGTCGTGGCCCTGAAGTCGGTGGTTGGGGAGGAGGCGCTGACGGCCGAGGATCGACTGCACCTGGATTTCATACAGCGCTTTGAGCGGCGCTTCATCGCACAGGGTCAgtgtggggagatggggggagatGTGAGGAGATGTGGGGAGAtgtggggagatatggggagatatggggagatatggggagatatggggagatatggggcgatatggggagatatggggagatatggggagatatggggagatatggggagatatggggcgatatggggagatatggggNNNNNNNNNNNNNNNNNNNNNNNNNNNNNNNNNNNNNNNNNNNNNNNNNNNNNNNNNNNNNNNNNNNNNNNNNNNNNNNNNNNNNNNNNNNNNNNNNNNNNNNNNNNNNNNNNNNNNNNNNNNNNNNNNNNNNNNNNNNNNNNNNNNNNNNNNNNNNNNNNNNNNNNNNNNNNNNNNNNNNNNNNNNNNNNNNNNNNNNNNNNNNNNNNNNNNNNNNNNNNNNNNNNNNNNNNNNNNNNNNNNNNNNNNNNNNNNNNNNNNNNNNNNNNNNNNNNNNNNNNNNNNNNNNNNNNNNNNNNNNNNNNNNNNNNNNNNNNNNNNNNNNNNNNNNNNNNNNNNNNNNNNNNNNNNNNNNNNNNNNNNNNNNNNNNNNNNNNNNNNNNNNNNNNNNNNNNNNNNNNNNNNNNNNNNNNNNNNNNNNNNNNNNNNNNNNNNNNNNNNNNNNNNNNNNNNNNNNNNNNNNNNNNNNNNNNNNNNNNNNNNNNNNNNNNNNNNNNNNNNNNNNNNNNNNNNNNNNNNNNNNNNNNNNNNNNNNNNNNNNNNNNNNNNNNNNNNNNNNNNNNNNNNNNNNNNNNNNNNNNNNNNNNNNNNNNNNNNNNNNNNNNNNNNNNNNNNNNNNNNNNNNNNNNNNNNNNNNNNNNNNNNNNNNNNNNNNNNNNNNNNNNNNNNNNNNNNNNNNNNNNNNNNNNNNNNNNNNNNNNNNNNNNNNNNNNNNNNNNNNNNNNNNNNNNNNNNNNNNNNNNNNNNNNNNNNNNNNNNNNNNNNNNNNNNNNNNNNNNNNNNNNNNNNNNNNNNNNNNNNNNNNNNNNNNNNNNNNNNNNNNNNNNNNNNNNNNNNNNNNNNNNNNNNNNNNNNNNNNNNNNNNNNNNNNNNNNNNNNNNNNNNNNNNNNNNNNNNNNNNNNNNNNNNNNNNNNNNNNNNNNNNNNNNNNNNNNNNNNNNNNNNNNNNNNNNNNNNNNNNNNNNNNNNNNNNNNNNNNNNNNNNNNNNNNNNNNNNNNNNNNNNNNNNNNNNNNNNNNNNNNNNNNNNNNNNNNNNNNNNNNNNNNNNNNNNNNNNNNNNNNNNNNNNNNNNNNNNNNNNNNNNNNNNNNNNNNNNNNNNNNNNNNNNNNNNNNNNNNNNNNNNNNNNNNNNNNNNNNNNNNNNNNNNNNNNNNNNNNNNNNNNNNNNNNNNNNNNNNNNNNNNNNNNNNNNNNNNNNNNNNNNNNNNNNNNNNNNNNNNNNNNNNNNNNNNNNNNNNNNNNNNNNNNNNNNNNNNNNNNNNNNNNNNNNNNNNNNNNNNNNNNNNNNNNNNNNNNNNNNNNNNNNNNNNNNNNNNNNNNNNNNNNNNNNNNNNNNNNNNNNNNNNNNNNNNNNNNNNNNNNNNNNNNNNNNNNNNNNNNNNNNNNNNNNNNNNNNNNNNNNNNNNNNNNNNNNNNNNNNNNNNNNNNNNNNNNNNNNNNNNNNNNNNNNNNNNNNNNNNNNNNNNNNNNNNNNNNNNNNNNNNNNNNNNNNNNNNNNNNNNNNNNNNNNNNNNNNNNNNNNNNNNNNNNNNNNNNNNNNNNNNNNNNNNNNNNNNNNNNNNNNNNNNNNNNNNNNNNNNNNNNNNNNNNNNNNNNNNNNNNNNNNNNNNNNNNNNNNNNNNNNNNNNNNNNNNNNNNNNNNNNNNNNNNNNNNNNNNNNNNNNNNNNNNNNNNNNNNNNNNNNNNNNNNNNNNNNNNNNNNNNNNNNNNNNNNNNNNNNNNNNNNNNNNNNNNNNNNNNNNNNNNNNNNNNNNNNNNNNNNNNNNNNNNNNNNNNNNNNNNNNNNNNNNNNNNNNNNNNNNNNNNNNNNNNNNNNNNNNNNNNNNNNNNNNNNNNNNNNNNNNNNNNNNNNNNNNNNNNNNNNNNNNNNNNNNNNNNNNNNNNNNNNNNNNNNNNNNNNNNNNNNNNNNNNNNNNNNNNNNNNNNNNNNNNNNNNNNNNNNNNNNNNNNNNNNNNNNNNNNNNNNNNNNNNNNNNNNNNNNNNNNNNNNNNNNNNNNNNNNNNNNNNNNNNNNNNNNNNNNNNNNNNNNNNNNNNNNNNNNNNNNNNNNNNNNNNNNNNNNNNNNNNNNNNNNNNNNNNNNNNNNNNNNNNNNNNNNNNNNNNNNNNNNNNNNNNNNNNNNNNNNNNNNNNNNNNNNNNNNNNNNNNNNNNNNNNNNNNNNNNNNNNNNNNNNNNNNNNNNNNNNNNNNNNNNNNNNNNNNNNNNNNNNNNNNNNNNNNNNNNNNNNNNNNNNNNNNNNNNNNNNNNNNNNNNNNNNNNNNNNNNNNNNNNNNNNNNNNNNNNNNNNNNNNNNNNNNNNNNNNNNNNNNNNNNNNNNNNNNNNNNNNNNNNNNNNNNNNNNNNNNNNNNNNNNNNNNNNNNNNNNNNNNNNNNNNNNNNNNNNNNNNNNNNNNNNNNNNNNNNNNNNNNNNNNNNNNNNNNNNNNNNNNNNNNNNNNNNNNNNNNNNNNNNNNNNNNNNNNNNNNNNNNNNNNNNNNNNNNNNNNNNNNNNNNNNNNNNNNNNNNNNNNNNNNNNNNNNNNNNNNNNNNNNNNNNNNNNNNNNNNNNNNNNNNNNNNNNNNNNNNNNNNNNNNNNNNNNNNNNNNNNNNNNNNNNNNNNNNNNNNNNNNNNNNNNNNNNNNNNNNNNNNNNNNNNNNNNNNNNNNNNNNNNNNNNNNNNNNNNNNNNNNNNNNNNNNNNNNNNNNNNNNNNNNNNNNNNNNNNNNNNNNNNNNNNNNNNNNNNNNNNNNNNNNNNNNNNNNNNNNNNNNNNNNNNNNNNNNNNNNNNNNNNNNNNNNNNNNNNNNNNNNNNNNNNNNNNNNNNNNNNNNNNNNNNNNNNNNNNNNNNNNNNNNNNNNNNNNNNNNNNNNNNNNNNNNNNNNNNNNNNNNNNNNNNNNNNNNNNNNNNNNNNNNNNNNNNNNNNNNNNNNNNNNNNNNNNNNNNNNNNNNNNNNNNNNNNNNNNNNNNNNNNNNNNNNNNNNNNNNNNNNNNNNNNNNNNNNNNNNNNNNNNNNNNNNNNNNNNNNNNNNNNNNNNNNNNNNNNNNNNNNNNNNNNNNNNNNNNNNNNNNNNNNNNNNNNNNNNNNNNNNNNNNNNNNNNNNNNNNNNNNNNNNNNNNNNNNNNNNNNNNNNNNNNNNNNNNNNNNNNNNNNNNNNNNNNNNNNNNNNNNNNNNNNNNNNNNNNNNNNNNNNNNNNNNNNNNNNNNNNNNNNNNNNNNNNNNNNNNNNNNNNNNNNNNNNNNNNNNNNNNNNNNNNNNNNNNNNNNNNNNNNNNNNNNNNNNNNNNNNNNNNNNNNNNNNNNNNNNNNNNNNNNNNNNNNNNNNNNNNNNNNNNNNNNNNNNNNNNNNNNNNNNNNNNNNNNNNNNNNNNNNNNNNNNNNNNNNNNNNNNNNNNNNNNNNNNNNNNNNNNNNNNNNNNNNNNNNNNNNNNNNNNNNNNNNNNNNNNNNNNNNNNNNNNNNNNNNNNNNNNNNNNNNNNNNNNNNNNNNNNNNNNNNNNNNNNNNNNNNNNNNNNNNNNNNNNNNNNNNNNNNNNNNNNNNNNNNNNNNNNNNNNNNNNNNNNNNNNNNNNNNNNNNNNNNNNNNNNNNNNNNNNNNNNNNNNNNNNNNNNNNNNNNNNNNNNNNNNNNNNNNNNNNNNNNNNNNNNNNNNNNNNNNNNNNNNNNNNNNNNNNNNNNNNNNNNNNNNNNNNNNNNNNNNNNNNNNNNNNNNNNNNNNNNNNNNNNNNNNNNNNNNNNNNNNNNNNNNNNNNNNNNNNNNNNNNNNNNNNNNNNNNNNNNNNNNNNNNNNNNNNNNNNNNNNNNNNNNNNNNNNNNNNNNNNNNNNNNNNNNNNNNNNNNNNNNNNNNNNNNNNNNNNNNNNNNNNNNNNNNNNNNNNNNNNNNNNNNNNNNNNNNNNNNNNNNNNNNNNNNNNNNNNNNNNNNNNNNNNNNNNNNNNNNNNNNNNNNNNNNNNNNNNNNNNNNNNNNNNNNNNNNNNNNNNNNNNNNNNNNNNNNNNNNNNNNNNNNNNNNNNNNNNNNNNNNNNNNNNNNNNNNNNNNNNNNNNNNNNNNNNNNNNNNNNNNNNNNNNNNNNNNNNNNNNNNNNNNNNNNNNNNNNNNNNNNNNNNNNNNNNNNNNNNNNNNNNNNNNNNNNNNNNNNNNNNNNNNNNNNNNNNNNNNNNNNNNNNNNNNNNNNNNNNNNNNNNNNNNNNNNNNNNNNNNNNNNNNNNNNNNNNNNNNNNNNNNNNNNNNNNNNNNNNNNNNNNNNNNNNNNNNNNNNNNNNNNNNNNNNNNNNNNNNNNNNNNNNNNNNNNNNNNNNNNNNNNNNNNNNNNNNNNNNNNNNNNNNNNNNNNNNNNNNNNNNNNNNNNNNNNNNNNNNNNNNNNNNNNNNNNNNNNNNNNNNNNNNNNNNNNNNNNNNNNNNNNNNNNNNNNNNNNNNNNNNNNNNNNNNNNNNNNNNNNNNNNNNNNNNNNNNNNNNNNNNNNNNNNNNNNNNNNNNNNNNNNNNNNNNNNNNNNNNNNNNNNNNNNNNNNNNNNNNNNNNNNNNNNNNNNNNNNNNNNNNNNNNNNNNNNNNNNNNNNNNNNNNNNNNNNNNNNNNNNNNNNNNNNNNNNNNNNNNNNNNNNNNNNNNNNNNNNNNNNNNNNNNNNNNNNNNNNNNNNNNNNNNNNNNNNNNNNNNNNNNNNNNNNNNNNNNNNNNNNNNNNNNNNNNNNNNNNNNNNNNNNNNNNNNNNNNNNNNNNNNNNNNNNNNNNNNNNNNNNNNNNNNNNNNNNNNNNNNNNNNNNNNNNNNNNNNNNNNNNNNNNNNNNNNNNNNNNNNNNNNNNNNNNNNNNNNNNNNNNNNNNNNNNNNNNNNNNNNNNNNNNNNNNNNNNNNNNNNNNNNNNNNNNNNNNNNNNNNNNNNNNNNNNNNNNNNNNNNNNNNNNNNNNNNNNNNNNNNNNNNNNNNNNNNNNNNNNNNNNNNNNNNNNNNNNNNNNNNNNNNNNNNNNNNNNNNNNNNNNNNNNNNNNNNNNNNNNNNNNNNNNNNNNNNNNNNNNNNNNNNNNNNNNNNNNNNNNNNNNNNNNNNNNNNNNNNNNNNNNNNNNNNNNNNNNNNNNNNNNNNNNNNNNNNNNNNNNNNNNNNNNNNNNNNNNNNNNNNNNNNNNNNNNNNNNNNNNNNNNNNNNNNNNNNNNNNNNNNNNNNNNNNNNNNNNNNNNNNNNNNNNNNNNNNNNNNNNNNNNNNNNNNNNNNNNNNNNNNNNNNNNNNNNNNNNNNNNNNNNNNNNNNNNNNNNNNNNNNNNNNNNNNNNNNNNNNNNNNNNNNNNNNNNNNNNNNNNNNNNNNNNNNNNNNNNNNNNNNNNNNNNNNNNNNNNNNNNNNNNNNNNNNNNNNNNNNNNNNNNNNNNNNNNNNNNNNNNNNNNNNNNNNNNNNNNNNNNNNNNNNNNNNNNNNNNNNNNNNNNNNNNNNNNNNNNNNNNNNNNNNNNNNNNNNNNNNNNNNNNNNNNNNNNNNNNNNNNNNNNNNNNNNNNNNNNNNNNNNNNNNNNNNNNNNNNNNNNNNNNNNNNNNNNNNNNNNNNNNNNNNNNNNNNNNNNNNNNNNNNNNNNNNNNNNNNNNNNNNNNNNNNNNNNNNNNNNNNNNNNNNNNNNNNNNNNNNNNNNNNNNNNNNNNNNNNNNNNNNNNNNNNNNNNNNNNNNNNNNNNNNNNNNNNNNNNNNNNNNNNNNNNNNNNNNNNNNNNNNNNNNNNNNNNNNNNNNNNNNNNNNNNNNNNNNNNNNNNNNNNNNNNNNNNNNNNGCTCTGAGACCCCCATAAATACAGCTCTGAGAGCCCCATAATAAACATATATGGCTCTGAGACCCCCCCATAAAAAGGATATATGGGGCTCTGAGTGACCCCATAATGGATATATAGGGCTCTGAGTGACCCCATAGTGAATATATGGCTCTGAGACCCCCATAAATACAGCTCTGAGAGCCCCATAATAAACATATGCGGCTCTGAGACCCCCCCCCGTAATGAATATACAGCTCTGAGACCCCCATAATGAACGTATACGGCTCTGAGACCCCCCCATAATAAACATATACAGCTCTGAGACCCCCATATTGAACACCCAGCTCTGAGACCACCCCCATAGTGAATATATATGGCTCTGAGACCCCCCCAatctccccatgtccccatactGTCCCCATACCATCCCCATAGTGTTCCTATGCCATCCCCACgtccccatacacccccatgtccccattaCCGTCCCCATTACTGTCCCCATACTGTCCTTGCTGTCCCCATACtgcccccatgtccccattaCCATCCCCATACTGTCCCCATAccacccccatgtccccatacaggccccatacagcccccatACAGTTCCTATGCCATCCCCCATACGGTCCCCATAGCACACCCATACAATGACAGTGGGCTCAGCCACCAgtggggggcggggggtggTATGGGAGCGACCCATAGGGCACTTGGGGGTCCCAGAGGGGACACAGGGGCTCCTATAGGGCActtgggggtcccataggataaCTGGGGGCCCCATAGGGTGcttgggggtcccataggatacttgggggtcccattgggtaCTTGGGGGTCCCAGAGAGCActtgggggtcccatagggtgctTGGGGGTCccagtcccccccccccatgcatccccatcaccccccatcagtgggggggggggctgttgGTTGCTCACTTTCTCTCATAATTAATTAATGACAATTAGTTTTAATTAATTACAATTCGTTTTAATTAACCAACAGCTCTGaataaccccaaccccattaattggggggggggggcacaacaCACACTGTGGGGGTCCCGCTATGGGGTGaccacccacccccccccgccccccccaatTTACAGTCCATtatggggccggggggggcccAGCCCCTCACCCCACACATCTGGTCTATGGGGCAAAgccgacccccccccatatgtttgtgtgtgtggatgGGGGGGTCTcagctgccccccaccccatgtaTCTGGATGGGTGGTCTCAGCAACCCcccattgtgtgtgtgtaaatggggggggtctcagcTGCCCCCCATGTGTGTGTGgatgggggggtctatgggggggtcaCTGTGTGGATGGGGGGGTCtcggccccccccccccaatgtgtatgtgtgtgtggatgGGGGGTCTCAGCTGCCCCTCACCCCATGTAtgaggatggggggggtctcagcccccccccttgtgtgtgtgtatggatggggggtgggggtcctCAGCCCCCCCCCAGTACGTGTGGATGGGAGACNNNNNNNNNNNNNNNNNNNNNNNNNNNNNNNNNNNNNNNNNNNNNNNNNNNNNNNNNNNNNNNNNNNNNNNNNNNNNNNNNNNNNNNNNNNNNNNNNNNNNNNNNNNNNNNNNNNNNNNNNNNNNNNNNNNNNNNNNNNNNNNNNNNNNNNNNNNNNNNNNNNNNNCTTGGGGTGTCAGCTTTGTATCGTCTGCCTGGTGCCAGGCCACCGCGTTCCTgttgagaccccccccatatgtGCCCGGTGTGTGGATGGGGAGGATCTCAGCTGCCCCCCCCCATGTATGTTGGATGGGGTCTCAGGCCCCCCCCCATATGTTGTGTGTGGATGGGGGGGGCTCAGCTgttacccccccccccatcctgtATGTGGATGGGGGGCTCTCCAGTGTGACTCCTTGGTGTGGATGGGGGGGGTTCCATaggggtttaatggggggggtcagTGAGGGGATCTTTGCCTCGGGCAGCACCGCGTCCCGCATCAAGGAGAAAACCTGCGAGCAGCCCCGACGCGCTGAGAGCGCTTCCCCTGCAGTAAGAGTTGGACACCACGTCGTCTCGGGACACAACGGTGTTAATGATATGAATGGGGGGGGTCATTGTGAATGGGGGGGATGAATGGAGGGATAatgaggaggggaaggggggtgGGAATTGGGGGGGTCATGAATGTGGAAAGGGCAGATGAGGGGTTATTGTGAATGGGGGAGGAGGAGCGTGTGAATGGGAAGGGTTCGGGAATGGGAGGGAATTATGAATGGAAAGGGTGGGATTACTTGAATGGGGGGTGCGCGAGAGGGGATTGTGAATGGGAAAGTGGGGGGTTATTGTGAATgcggggggagggagggggggggaatcAGGGCGGGGGGTATGAATGGGAAAGGGGGTATTGttgaatggggatgggggattaatgggggaggggggtgttGAATGTGGGGGCTGGGAAtgcagggaaaggggagggCGGGTTAGAGTTGATGGGGGCTGGGCCGGGCGACTGTTGAATGGTAAGGGGGGTTTATTCGTgaatggggctggaggggggaaTTGTGAATGGGAAGGGCAGGGGGATTAGTTTGAAGGAGTGGAGATTTGGGGAAGAGGATGGAACGGGGGGGATTGGAatggggtgggaaggggaaagggggggggttATTGTGAATGGGGGGGGATTAATGGGCGGGAGGGGTCGGTGAATGGGCCACGGGGCTGGGGGAAATGGGAAAGTGGCGGGGGGTTATTGTGAATGCGGGGGACGTGGTTGTGAATGGTTGGGGGCGATGGAATTGGGGGGGGAACGGGTTGGGAATGGGGTTTAATGTGAatgggaaatgggggggggttattgCCGAATAAGGGGGTTCATGAATGGGGTTGGGGGAGGGTCAAAAAGAATGGGAAAGGGGAGAATATTGTGAAATGGGGTGGCGCCGGGGTTTAGGGAATGGGAAAGGGGGGTTGTTTTGAATGGGGGAGGGATTAGTGGTGAATGGGGGGGAATTGGAATGGGAGAGGTGGGAGGATGGATTGTGAATGGGAAAGGGGAGTTACTGTgaatggggaggggaggggggtgaaTAAGGGGATGAATGGACGGGGAAGGGGCGTGgtaatggggatggggggggctgGGAATGGAAATGGGGCGGTTACTGTgaatgggggagggaggggcgGTGGGAAATAAGGAGGGGAATAGGAGGGGTGTGAATGGGGGGGAATTGTGAATGGGAAAGGGGGGGGTTATTGTGAATGGGGAggtgggaagggggaggaagagTGAATGGGGGAGAACTGTGAATGGGAAGAGTGTGAATCATGAatgggggaggtgggagaagggggaattgtgaatggggggggggtgtgaATGGGAAACGGGGTGACACAGGACaaaccccacccccccaaacccccagccccacattttGTCCCCCCACGACTCACCCCCCGGCTGCACCGTGGACGGAAGGACGTTCTCCCCCGCAGACAAGGACACGAAGAAGGAGAATGGGATGAGCCACAGGCAGAACGTGAAGTACGCCAGGACCTGGGGGGGGGTGGCACCATAGAGAACCAATGGGGACCATAATGGAACCATAGGGAACCAATGGGGACCACAATGGCACCatagggacacaatggggacCATAATGGCACCATAGGGAACCAATGGGGACCACAATGGCACCATAGGGAACCAATGGGGACCCAATGTCACCCCAAGGACCCCAATGCCACCCTGTGTGTCCCATTGGGGACCCCAATGTGTCCCCAGTgtgtccccatagtgccccatagtgcccccatagggccccatagtgCCACATATtgtccccatagggccccatagcatccccatagtgtcccatattgtccccatagtgccctaCAGTatccccatagtgccccatagtgtccccatagggccccatagtgCCACATATTgcccccatagtgcccccacagggccccatattgtccccatagtgccccatagtgtccccatagtgtcccatagtgtccccatagtgccctatagtgtccccatagggccccatagtgtccccatagggccccatagtgCCACATATTGTCCCCACAGGGCCCCATAGTGCCACATATTGTCCCCACAGGGCCCCATATtgtccccatagtgccccatagtgtccccatagtgccccatagcgtccccatagggccccatattgtccccatagggccccatagtgtccccacagggccccatagtgtccccatagtgtcccatattgtccccatagtgtcccatatTGTCCCCGTAGtgccccatagtgtccccatagtgccccatagtgtcccatatTGTCCCCGTAGtgccccatagtgtccccatagtgccccatagtgtcccatattgtccccatagtgccccatagtgtcccatattgtccccatagtgtcctATATTGTCCCTGTAGTGCCCCNNNNNNNNNNNNNNNNNNNNNNNNNNNNNNNNNNNNNNNNNNNNNNNNNNNNNNNNNNNNNNNNNNNNNNNNNNNNNNNNNNNNNNNNNNNNNNNNNNNNNNNNNNNNNNNNNNNNNNNNNNNNNNNNNNNNNNNNNNNNNNNNNNNNNNNNNNNNNNNNNNNNNNNNNNNNNNNNNNNNNNNNNNNNNNNNNNNNNNNNNNNNNNNNNNNNNNNNNNNNNNNNNNNNNNNNNNNNNNNNNNNNNNNNNNNNNNNNNNNNNNNNNNNNNNNNNNNNNNNNNNNNNNNNNNNNNNNNNNNNNNNNNNNNNNNNNNNNNNNNNNNNNNNNNNNNNNNNNNNNNNNNNNNNNNNNNNNNNNNNNNNNNNNNNNNNNNNNNNNNNNNNNNNNNNNNNNNNNNNNNNNNNNNNNNNNNNNNNNNNNNNNNNNNNNNNNNNNNNNNNNNNNNNNNNNNNNNNNNNNNNNNNNNNNNNNNNNNNNNNNNNNNNNNNNNNNNNNNNNNNNNNNNNNNNNNNNNNNNNNNNNNNNNNNNNNNNNNNNNNNNNNNNNNNNNNNNNNNNNNNNNNNNNNNNNNNNNNNNNNNNNNNNNNNNNNNNNNNNNNNNNNNNNNNNNNNNNNNNNNNNNNNNNNNNNNNNNNNNNNNNNNNNNNNNNNNNNNNNNNNNNNNNNNNNNNNNNNNNNNNNNNNNNNNNNNNNNNNNNNNNNNNNNNNNNNNNNNNNNNNNNNNNNNNNNNNNNNNNNNNNNNNNNNNNNNNNNNNNNNNNNNNNNNNNNNNNNNNNNNNNNNNNNNNNNNNNNNNNNNNNNNNNNNNNNNNNNNNNNNNNNNNNNNNNNNNNNNNNNNNNNNNNNNNNNNNNNNNNNNNNNNNNNNNNNNNNNNNNNNNNNNNNNNNNNNNNNNNNNNNNNNNNNNNNNNNNNNNNNNNNNNNNNNNNNNNNNNNNNNNNNNNNNNNNNNNNNNNNNNNNNNNNNNNNNNNNNNNNNNNNNNNNNNNNNNNNNNNNNNNNNNNNNNNNNNNNNNNNNNNNNNNNNNNNNNNNNNNNNNNNNNNNNNNNNNNNNNNNNNNNNNNNNNNNNNNNNNNNNNNNNNNNNNNNNNNNNNNNNNNNNNNNNNNNNNNNNNNNNNNNNNNNNNNNNNNNNNNNNNNNNNNNNNNNNNNNNNNNNNNNNNNNNNNNNNNNNNNNNNNNNNNNNNNNNNNNNNNNNNNNNNNNNNNNNNNNNNNNNNNNNNNNNNNNNNNNNNNNNNNNNNNNNNNNNNNNNNNNNNNNNNNNNNNNNNNNNNNNNNNNNNNNNNNNNNNNNNNNNNNNNNNNNN
Protein-coding regions in this window:
- the TEX261 gene encoding LOW QUALITY PROTEIN: protein TEX261 (The sequence of the model RefSeq protein was modified relative to this genomic sequence to represent the inferred CDS: deleted 1 base in 1 codon); this translates as MWFLYALSWLSLLLQVAFVTLAIAAGLYYLAELVEEYTVVTRRIIKYMIWGPYGGTMGHYGDTLGTHWGPQWDTQGGIGVLGVTLGPHWFPMVPLWSPLVPYGAIMVPIVSLWCHCGPHWFPMVPLWSPLVLYGATPPQVLAYFTFCLWLIPFSFFVSLSAGENVLPSTVQPGDDVVSNSYCRGSALSASGLLAVFSLMRDAVLPEAKIPSLTPPIKPLWNPPHPHQGVTLESPPSTYRMGGGVTAEPPPSTHNIWGGA